In Fibrobacter sp., the genomic stretch TTCACATCCTTCGGATAGGTAAAGAACATCACCTGCTTTGTGATCTTGCCTTCTTCCATGGCGAAGGAGGTAATCTTACGTTCACGAACACTGCCATTCTTGCTGATCAATTTCATATCCATTTCAGAAGAACGGGTATCTCCCTCAGGAACGTCGGACACCTTGACCATAATATCACGACCAGTCAGTTCGCCAGCAAAAAGTACAGAGGAAAGTGCCAATACGGTTGTTGCGATAAACTTTTTCATTTTTATTCTCCTTATTTATTTTTTCTTCTTGTTAAAGGGGCGGACAATATAGATGAGGGCGGGAGTCAAAGTGTAGTCCGCAATCAAGGCCGCAAATAAGCCTGCAATAGAAAGAATTCCGATTCTAGAGAGGGCATTCATTGGGCTGAATACAAAGATAAAGAACATGACGCACAAAATGATGGTGGTCATAGCCAAGGTCTTACCAATGCTCTGGAAAGTAGCCTTAATGGCCATCTTGTAGCTTTCACGATCATTGTTACCAACACGTTCCAGCTCATACTTGATGTGGTTTGTCATGTGGATGGTATCGTCCACGGCGATACCCAAAATCATAGGCATCACAATCATGGTGATCATATCCAGAGGCATACCGAAGTAACCCATGATACCGCCAATCAAGCAGACCGGAGCAATATTGGGAAGCATACCAATCAAACCTGCGCTAACACTACCGAAGGCAAGAATCATCAGGATAGCAATCATGACAAAAGATCCAGCGAAGGAACGAAGCAAGCCCTTCACAAGCCTTCCGTTCATGGTAGCGTAATTCATCACTTCACCAACCACAGAAACCTTGGCGTTAGGCAAGAACTTCGTTGCGGCAACCTTGATGGAATCCAGATTTTTCACAATTTCATTGGCATCATAATTTGCCATTTCCACATGGATGTACGCAGTCTTGTAATCTTCATCGATCTTGTCAAACAGAGCTTCCCCATCAGAGATTTCGTAGAGGAACAATAGCTGGGTCAGCATATCGGCTTCGTCAGGAATCTTGTAGTATTCCAAGGAGTCCCCGTTCAAAGTACGATTCATTTCCTTCACCATCTGGGTGATGGAAGTAACACGAGGTTTTTCCCCCGAAATCTTCGTCAAGCTCAAGCCACCCAAGGATTCTTCCAACTGTTCAATGGACTTCATGTTGGCCGGTTCCTTCAAGGCATCCCCTTCCGGGAATTCAATCATGACTTCATAACTGTAAAGGCTACCCAACTTGCCATCAAGCATATCCAGCAATCTTGCCACATAGGGAATCTTTACCCCCATGGTCTTGGTATAGTCCATATTCACATCAATCTTTGTGGCACCAGGAATCTGCAGCAACATCACAACGCCAACTATAATAGCCACAGGAACAGCCTTTGTACAAACCTTCAAGGCCAACTTTCCAAAATTCAAATCCATCTTGGTTGCACCCTGGGAAAGGGCGAAACTGGGATCAGGCTTTCCATCCTTGCCAAAGCTCATGAGAATAGGAATCAAGACCATCACATAGACAAACACCATAAAGACAATGGCCGCAGAAATACCACCAGTCCAACGAATAGGCTTGATACCAGCAAACAAGAAGGAAAGGAGGGATGCCATAGTGGTGACCACGGTAAAGAAGATGGGCCAACCCGTTTCTTCCACAGCTTGAATTGCGGATTCCTTGCGGTTTCCCGACACGCGGAACTTCTGACGGAAGGCATTGATGTAATGCACCGAGTAACCCACAGACAAGGCCATGCCCAAAATCACCGGAAGGGCGATAATGTTCTGATCACCCACAAGGCCAATCCAGCCGTTAATACCCAAAGCAGAGGCAATGGCAAAGACCGTGGAAATGGCAGGAACCACCACACCGCGAAGAGAGCGGACAAAGAAAATCAAGCAAAGGATGGAGATGATAAAGCCAAGGCCCACACGAATGGCGCATTCGCTGCCGGCCACTTCACTTTCTTCCATTTCGGTATAGCTCATACCCGCAGGCAGAAACTTGTACTTGTCGCTTTTAAATTCATCGGCAAAAATTACGTCACGAATTTTCGGGGTGATGTTATTTACAGCAAAGTCAATACCACCATCAAAAGGCAAGTAAGAAAGAACCAGCCAGCATTCCTTACGGTCATCAGAAACAATGTTGTTGACCAGAGAAGTGCGGCTCATAATCAAGTCGACCTTCGCTTTCAAAGAATCCAGATTTTCCGGAATACCCTTTTCAAAAGGATCAATGATTTCAAAACCTTCATCATTTGCCACCGGAATAGAAAGGCGGCTAGTCAAGGATACCACCTTGTCAGCATAAGGAATTTCTGCTTCAAGGCGCTTGCCCACACGATCAATAGCCTGAAGAACTTCAGGATCAAACACATCGTCAGCACGGACCATCATCGTGAAGGAATCGTCGTTACCGAAAACTTCCTTGAAGTGGTCCATATCCAGCTTTACGGAATCCCAGTCATCAAACCATTCTTCTTCATTGGAAGAAAGCTTGAGTTGGCTAAGGCCGAGGCAAGAAACGACAGTAAAGAGGAAGATGGCCAAAAGTACCGGCCACCTATAAGCAACTTGTTTTCGGCCTATTTTACCGAAAACCTTATTGATATTGGAAATAACCATTTCATTCTCCTTTTTTAGTCTCGTCAAACAAAGTAAGACGAGACAAACATTCGGAGATAAAGTTAGAAAACACTAACTTTATTGGCAAGAGCTAATTTTAGTCATACTCTTAGCGCAAATGGCCATGGTTGAGGCATTATGGAGGAAGGCAGATGTAGTGGGAGAAAGGAATCCAAAGAAACCTCCCGCCAAGAGGCTTGTATTGAAAGCCACAATAAATCTATAGTTAGTCTGAATTCGATCCATCAATTTTTGGCTTAAAACGCGAAGTTCCGCCAAATCTTCCAGATTTTCACTGCGAAGGGTGACATCGGCAGTTTCGCGGGCAATATCGGAAGCATCGCTCATGGCAACAGAAACATTAGCAGCAGCCAAAGCGGGAGCATCGTTAATACCATCCCCCACCATAATGACGCGTTTGCCGGCAGCCTTCATTTCTTCCACATAGCGATGCTTATCCTCGGGCAGCACCTGGGCAAAGAAAGTGTCTATGCCGAGAATTTCTGCGGTGCGGGCAGCAGCCTTCTGGCTATCACCCGTAATCATCACCACATTATGAATTCCTGTTTCACGAAGGCGTTTGATGGCAACAGCAGCCTCTTCTCGAGGGGGATCGCTAATGCAGAGGGCTCCAGCCAACTTTCCACCAATACCCAGGTAAATTACAGAAGCCGCACCACCCTCGGAATCAATGATTGCCTGCTGTTCTTCCGACATTTCCACATTTTCGTCTTCAATGACAAAATGCTTGCTGCCAATAACAGCACGTTCGTTATTGAGGGAAGTGGCAATGCCGTGAGCCACAATGTATTTCACATCGGCATGTTCTTCAGCGTGGTCAATACCGCGATCTGCAGCGCCATTCACAATGGCACGAGCCATACTGTGAGGGAAATGTTCCTCGATGCAAGCGGCGATTCTCAGAATTTCTTCTTCTGAACGACCGCCAAAAGAAATTACCTTCTGTAATTTCGGTTCAGCCTTGGTCAAAGTTCCCGTTTTATCAAAAACGATGGTATCCGCCAGGGCGAATTCTTCCAAATACTTGCCGCCCTTCACCGTCATGTTATGATCCGCAGCTTCTCGCAGGGCTGAAATCACGGCAATGGGAGTGGAAAGCTTAATGGCGCAGGAATAATCCACCATCAAAATGGAAACAGCCTTGGTGATGTTCTGGGTCAGCAAAAGGGTAAGGCCAAAGCCAAGGAAACTGAAGGGAACAATGCTATCAGCCAAATGTTCTGCACGGCTCTGGATGCCTGCCTTCAAATCTTCGCTGTGGTCAATCAATTCAATGATTTTTTGAATCTTGGTATTTCCATTGACGGCACGAACTTCTACCACAATGGAGCCTTCATCAAGAATGGTCCCAGCAAAAACCGTCTTGCCGGCATTCTTAAGAACAGCCTTAGACTCCCCTGTCATGGTAGATTCGTTCACATAGGCTTCGCCTTCTGTTACGGTTCCATCCACAGGAATCATAGATCCATCGCGAACGCGCACCAAATCGCCAGGCACCACATCCTTCAGGTCCACAAGGGTATCCACGCCATCCTTCACCACCCAAACCTTGTCCACTTTCACAGCGAGACTTCCGGTAAGAGCAGCGCGGGTGCGGGCCTTGGTATAATCTTCCAGCAAGCCGGAAACACCCAGCAGGAACATCACCGTTCCTGCGGAGTCATAATTCTTTTGCAGCATGGAGGCACCGATGGCGGCACCATCCAAAACATCCACCGTCAACTTGCCGCTGGCAAGTGTGGAAATTCCCTTGCCCACATATTTCAAGCCGCGAACAACCGTAATGGCAGTGCGGATAGGCAGAGGAACAAACCAGCGCATCAAATAGCGGCGGGCTATCATTTTGCATAGGTTGTTTTGGAAATCATCATCCAGAGATTGCAACTGGTATTCCGTTTCCGGATCTACTTCATGCAATTCCCTCGGATTTAAATCGCGTACAAAATCCAGAATCAGTTTACGATCGTTTTCGAAATTCGTACTTTCGCTATAATCCAGCAAAAGACCGCCATTCACACTGTGAACCACGGCAGATTTCACACAAGGCAAGCTTACGCAAGCCTTATGAATTCGAGCCTCAAATTTTGGCTCGAAGGCATAGGGACCGCAACGAAAGCGAATGCGTCCCGGACGATCGTAAACCACTCTGAACTTCATAAGAAATCCCTAGGTCAGATTACTTATTGAGACCAGCTTCAGACTTTGCATCATTGCAAATGTCGTTAGCTTCATCCTTCATATCCTGGAAGGCAGCCTTTGCATCAGCAGTGAACTTCATGCCATGAGCGAGGCCGGTAACAGCCAATTCGCGAGTCTTCTTGGCCTTAAGAATCTTCTTGGTTACAGCAGAGCCAACAGCACCAGCCACAACAAGCCAAAACTTTTCATTTTTAAAAATAGACATAAGAATGCTCCTTGTTGAAATTTTGATTTTTACAATTTAGAGATTTAATACAAAAATGCAACTTACATACAAAGTAAGTTGCAGACTTCATACCCAGGTAGAACTTAGGATTCAGCGAACTAAGTTAGTTAGATTATAACTAAGTTAGAGCCACTAACTTTGTTAGTTTTTCTAACTTTGTTAGCCTATTTAACTTTTCAAAAGTTATGCCAGCGTCAAAACCTTGCCCAGTTCCTGGCACTTAGACTTTTCAGCATCACCAGGAGCATTTTCAACAGCAAGAGGTTCATCCACCAAAGTCATGCCAGCAGCTTCTGCATCGCTTTTCCAAGCGTTCATATATTCGCCACCGCCCCAGCCGTAAGATCCGAACAGAACTACCTTCTTTCCAGAAAGAGCAGGTTTAATCTGTTCATACAAGGGCTGAAATTCGGAATCTTCAAGTTCCTCAGCACCCATAGCAGGGCAACCCAAGGCAAACTTATCAAAGACAGTAGCCGCATCAGCAGAGAAATCAGAAGTAGCGAAAACAGAGGCATCGCCACCAGCAGCCTGCACGCCAGCAGCAACTTCCTTAGCCATCATTTCCGTGTTTCCGGTACCAGACCAGTATACAATTGCAATTTTGCTCATTTTTTGTTCCTTATATTAATTTTAGATTCCTGTCAACTTGCGACCGTCAAACGATCCAAGGAAATACCCTGTTCAAACTGATTCCAAAGAACTTCCTTGCATTTTTTAAATACTTCAAAGATATGCATGGAATTTTGCACATCGTTATAGACCTTCCAACAGCCAATCTGTTTGTAATTACGGCCACCATAGGCGATAAAGTCCCGAACATCATCCAAGGGGTAACCCAAAAAGATTCCCACTTCATGTGGAAAACAAACGGACTTTTTCATTCGATTCTGAAACACTCTTAAAAGAGATTCCAAATCAAAGGCCGAATAGCCGAAACCCTTCAGAAAATTCTGAATATCACAGGAAAGGGAAAGTTTTTCCAGATCGCAACCTCTATAGACATAGATGTAGTAGCGACCTCTTTTTTCGGCAATCACCCGTGCGAAAACGCCCTTGGGATTCAAACTTCGATTCCATCGTGCAATAATTTCGCACAGCAGAACACCATCTGCTATTTCCAAGCAGAAAAGGTTTCCAACTTTCACACCCGCAAGAGTGGGTGCGCACTGTCGCACCAAACAAGAATCGAACATTCTAGCCATAATTAGATTAAGCTAACTTTTAAAAAAGGTCAAATATTTCCCGCCCACGGCGCACACCGGGGCGGGTAACCCTTCCAGCTCTATGAGGTAACGAACTTCGAGCTGGGCGGAGGTTTTATGGCAACTTAACTATCCGCTCGCAATTAGAATGCGAATACGGTTTCCAAACCGAGGTTCAGACCAACACCATCAACATCGGAATCATCACCGATACCAACATTAACCATGGCAAAACCAGTAATTTCCAAGCCTTCCACCGGAGTAAAGTAGGCGCGAACACCCAAGTTAAAGGTGGACTTGTCTTCGTTTACATCTGTGGAATTGGAATGGAATTCCACGGGAATACCCAAGGTCAGTGTTTCGAGAAGGCTGAAGCTAGGTTCTGCATAGGCAAAGAAGTATTCAGGAATTTCATCGCCATGATCAATGGGCGCATCTTCGTCAAAGTATGCATAGAAAACAGAGCCCTTCACGTTCACAGGACCCACTTCCAGAGAGGGTTCCACCAAGAAGGCGTGAGTGGCGCCCGGTTCATCTTCTCCAAGGTTGTCCATATGGAGACCATAGACCGCATGGAGGCCTACAGCGCCGAACTTCAAATTCGCATCGATACCGGCATGAAGTTCGTTATGTTCAGGTTCCTGATAGGACTTGTAATCCACATAGGGGCGAATTGTTTGTTCACCAAGGCCCAATTCGTAGGCTACATGCGCGTCATAAGCAACGCCTACGCACGATTCTTCACCATCTTCAACAACGCAAACTTGATTGTCGTTGTCACCGCGACCAAAGCCAAGGCCAAAAACAAAGCCATTATAGTCAACTTCAACTCCTCGGATGTCGTGTTCTGCCATACCGGCGGCATTATCTGCCGGGTCATCATATTCATAGTAGTTCTGGAAAGCGCCTTCGGAGAAAGTCAGGTCACCAGCCTTAATCACGAAGTTTTCGCTCTTTGTATACTGAACGAAAGCACCGTTATAGATCGCCGCAGGGTCTGTTGTTTCGCCATCGGCTTCCAACTGGACTTCCGCAGACCACTGATCATTGAACTTTACCGCAAAATTCAGATCAAAGGTGGTTGCATATTCATGGTTCACCTTGTCGTCATTGATAAGGTCGCCAGTGTAAGCGTCAAATTCCACTTCACCAGAAATTGCGACTTCAGGACCCTTGGATTCTGCAGCGGATTCAGCGGAAGCGGCTTCTTCCGCAAAAGCATTTGCAGCAAGGAGGGAGGCGGTCATTAAACCGAATGCAATATTGTATTTCATTGTTTTTCCTTTTTTTCTTTTTGTTATAAACTTTAGAGGCTGTGTCGGGCATTGCCATCATCTAAAGGATGATTGCCACGCAGTTATTTTTAGTTTAAGTAAACTTTATTAGACCAGACTAACTACGAATTTGTAAATTAGGGCCGTTGGAGGAGACACGTTCCAACGGCCCCGATTTACGTTGTTACAAAAGGTTATTAGTCTTCGAATCTCTTCTGCTTGTTAGCATTCATACCGAAGAGTTTCAGGAAGATTCCAGTACCAATGAGGACAATCACTGCCGTGACAATCCAGCCGGTGCTTCCGCCCACAGGAATCTGGTAGAGAAGTACGGCAATGGCCCAAGCGAGGATGGTCTGAACAGTTGCCATAAGCACGCCAAGACCAAGACCAATTTCGCGAACCACAACGCCCATAGCAGCCAAACACGGCACATAGAGCAAGATGAAGATCAAGAAGGCAAATACCTGCCAGTTGAATCCGTCATGACCACCGTTATGGAAGTAGGAACGAAGGTTGGCGTAGATATCGGCAGTTTCGCTGAGGTCGCCTTCTTCAAGAGCGCCCATAGCATCTTCATCAAGTTCAATGCCGGCAGCAGCAAGCTTTGCAAAGACTTCTTCACGAGTCTTTTCGTCACCTTCTTCTTCGCCGAAGGTTTCGATAGCGGCGTATTCCTCGCAAGTCAAAACCTTTGCTTCCTGAATTTTATCCAAGGTTTCCTTCTTCAGTTCTGCAGCGC encodes the following:
- a CDS encoding MMPL family transporter — translated: MVISNINKVFGKIGRKQVAYRWPVLLAIFLFTVVSCLGLSQLKLSSNEEEWFDDWDSVKLDMDHFKEVFGNDDSFTMMVRADDVFDPEVLQAIDRVGKRLEAEIPYADKVVSLTSRLSIPVANDEGFEIIDPFEKGIPENLDSLKAKVDLIMSRTSLVNNIVSDDRKECWLVLSYLPFDGGIDFAVNNITPKIRDVIFADEFKSDKYKFLPAGMSYTEMEESEVAGSECAIRVGLGFIISILCLIFFVRSLRGVVVPAISTVFAIASALGINGWIGLVGDQNIIALPVILGMALSVGYSVHYINAFRQKFRVSGNRKESAIQAVEETGWPIFFTVVTTMASLLSFLFAGIKPIRWTGGISAAIVFMVFVYVMVLIPILMSFGKDGKPDPSFALSQGATKMDLNFGKLALKVCTKAVPVAIIVGVVMLLQIPGATKIDVNMDYTKTMGVKIPYVARLLDMLDGKLGSLYSYEVMIEFPEGDALKEPANMKSIEQLEESLGGLSLTKISGEKPRVTSITQMVKEMNRTLNGDSLEYYKIPDEADMLTQLLFLYEISDGEALFDKIDEDYKTAYIHVEMANYDANEIVKNLDSIKVAATKFLPNAKVSVVGEVMNYATMNGRLVKGLLRSFAGSFVMIAILMILAFGSVSAGLIGMLPNIAPVCLIGGIMGYFGMPLDMITMIVMPMILGIAVDDTIHMTNHIKYELERVGNNDRESYKMAIKATFQSIGKTLAMTTIILCVMFFIFVFSPMNALSRIGILSIAGLFAALIADYTLTPALIYIVRPFNKKKK
- a CDS encoding heavy metal translocating P-type ATPase, which translates into the protein MKFRVVYDRPGRIRFRCGPYAFEPKFEARIHKACVSLPCVKSAVVHSVNGGLLLDYSESTNFENDRKLILDFVRDLNPRELHEVDPETEYQLQSLDDDFQNNLCKMIARRYLMRWFVPLPIRTAITVVRGLKYVGKGISTLASGKLTVDVLDGAAIGASMLQKNYDSAGTVMFLLGVSGLLEDYTKARTRAALTGSLAVKVDKVWVVKDGVDTLVDLKDVVPGDLVRVRDGSMIPVDGTVTEGEAYVNESTMTGESKAVLKNAGKTVFAGTILDEGSIVVEVRAVNGNTKIQKIIELIDHSEDLKAGIQSRAEHLADSIVPFSFLGFGLTLLLTQNITKAVSILMVDYSCAIKLSTPIAVISALREAADHNMTVKGGKYLEEFALADTIVFDKTGTLTKAEPKLQKVISFGGRSEEEILRIAACIEEHFPHSMARAIVNGAADRGIDHAEEHADVKYIVAHGIATSLNNERAVIGSKHFVIEDENVEMSEEQQAIIDSEGGAASVIYLGIGGKLAGALCISDPPREEAAVAIKRLRETGIHNVVMITGDSQKAAARTAEILGIDTFFAQVLPEDKHRYVEEMKAAGKRVIMVGDGINDAPALAAANVSVAMSDASDIARETADVTLRSENLEDLAELRVLSQKLMDRIQTNYRFIVAFNTSLLAGGFFGFLSPTTSAFLHNASTMAICAKSMTKISSCQ
- a CDS encoding DUF1490 domain-containing protein, yielding MSIFKNEKFWLVVAGAVGSAVTKKILKAKKTRELAVTGLAHGMKFTADAKAAFQDMKDEANDICNDAKSEAGLNK
- a CDS encoding flavodoxin — translated: MSKIAIVYWSGTGNTEMMAKEVAAGVQAAGGDASVFATSDFSADAATVFDKFALGCPAMGAEELEDSEFQPLYEQIKPALSGKKVVLFGSYGWGGGEYMNAWKSDAEAAGMTLVDEPLAVENAPGDAEKSKCQELGKVLTLA
- a CDS encoding DUF3793 family protein — its product is MARMFDSCLVRQCAPTLAGVKVGNLFCLEIADGVLLCEIIARWNRSLNPKGVFARVIAEKRGRYYIYVYRGCDLEKLSLSCDIQNFLKGFGYSAFDLESLLRVFQNRMKKSVCFPHEVGIFLGYPLDDVRDFIAYGGRNYKQIGCWKVYNDVQNSMHIFEVFKKCKEVLWNQFEQGISLDRLTVAS
- a CDS encoding ferrous iron transport protein B, with translation PAEEEKPLIAGVDECPAEEEEDGAPDLKGAFFEAVSSIPANLSEVFGSLTDILGTSGELEAQSAAELKKETLDKIQEAKVLTCEEYAAIETFGEEEGDEKTREEVFAKLAAAGIELDEDAMGALEEGDLSETADIYANLRSYFHNGGHDGFNWQVFAFLIFILLYVPCLAAMGVVVREIGLGLGVLMATVQTILAWAIAVLLYQIPVGGSTGWIVTAVIVLIGTGIFLKLFGMNANKQKRFED